gctcctcctcagctcgaactgctcccaattgcgtctactgatgccctagcttttctctttcttatctgtagcacctagggttgatgctaagaacaagaaagggaaatactagggagctggatgatggtgaagctcgaggtggtgatggaagagatggtggtggcgtacatggtgttgcagagggtggaggagaagaagaaagaaagaaaatgatttgggaagaagagggtgtttggcttgaggtcgatgggttcgatggctaaggtgctgagcgggttcatcaaactttgatgtctagcgaggagacgcgttggatgtgaagatggttggtagatctaacggtgagatgggaggctgtgggtagcgaccgtcggatggaggaatgcaacgaaaaggacggcccaagatggagatgggcgttgcgatgtaaagcgggagcttcggagtttgatgtgcgatgatggagcgaccgtaggatgctgaaatgcttcgatctgacggctgaaatccgatacgggcttggatagtggaaatgggtttgagaaagggctttgagccttgggtatgccaagcccatatcttctttaaggacaattcttcttcttcaagcccattcctagcctcttggtcttatgcacaacgttcttcgcggcttccttgcgtaactcctcccggcttttcactacttttctgctctattccgctccgcaattcatccagactttatttattacctaaaaatataaaattaagtaagaaaaatatttattcttgaaaacaatgaaaatacagaatatgggataaaatgtagaattaatgcataaaagatgagttaaatgccaacaaaaagggataaatatatacaatatttggcactcatcacccacctgtgcataaggactcaaccatggttgttgtttaATAATCTAGACCCtcatagaggatctgaactaacccaaccttctccaaaccatgatgaggacattgagatatcaagtcattgaacctttctaagtacctatataaagattctccctcttgttgggcaaaagtacatatttgtgtcctaatagacgatgttttatgccttgggaaaaacttatgtataaaggcagaagtaagttggtcataggtttcaattgactcagagtccaaactatacagccaagatttggctttatcttttaagaaaaaagggaataacctaagtttcaacgcatcatcacttaggtttttaattttcagagtactacaaacttcctcaaattccctaacatgaaattaggggttctcattctccttccctaaaaacattgggagcatctgtaaagtcccaggttttagttcataatttgcctcggtttcagctaacttgatacaaaacggacgagaggtcctagttgggtttagaaaagctttcaaagttgccatttcttgCACTACCAAAgaactaggagtactaggggtactttcctcacgaagagacagattctcaaaactgaagtttccaaaaacggggctctcaaaagaagagtcttcgagctccccgccttcacaagaagaactactaagtttttcactaatcaaacgacctagagtgattcttttccaagcccgtttaaaaacttcgggcatacactagaaaaacaaaatcaaaaagaaaagtcctaaaaaggaagggatgttctatgcaaacacaatcaaggctgactccaccacaacaaacctactgatttctagcaaacaaaaagcatgatggctccacttagattgtttctagaccagcttctaatccttcgaacgggaattcgttacaatttaagaaaacccctctggaatcaatccgagttaaagtaagttgaatagaggcgagggaagctcggtggagatttgatacccaaggcctcaccggtattacaaggcggcacagtcacgcgttcaacttacagaaaccgtcaagaacttcgaagtatgctaaaaagagtaaccaatatttttcgaatgactttcctgttaatctcgttaccctattggtctcgttctagtcaaaattttaggattaggttcgcgtttggtttcgttttcctaaggcgggcaagaagagaatggtTATGAAatatgaacccttatcttgtatggccagtccttgccctttactaggaatttaaagcagccgttttcaagtcttcaacatatatgcatacgaaggaagacagtaactcgctgcaggggattcgcgagtgtttcgacaaacttacctcccgtaccatacgggggatgaacctttgtagtcgactcgggccacgactcctatgtcatgtacgaacccgaggggctgaggtgatattgtaatcaccgtccttctctgcaaacaatttatatttaaactacccttccgtatggtataaaaaaataatgtctcaaaatttaaagtccaaagtccaaaaatataaagtgcaaaagaaaaagaaagtctaaaaaaaaatctccttctttcgctcctttcgctttgtatttcactcgaagtctttaagtattcaccaaaaagctttggcaaaattttctttcgctccaaattccgaactctgtaagaaaaagacaaaaacccaaaaacgtaaagaagaacagataaaataaaaacccaaaaacgtaaagaagaacagacaagtccgcgtcgtcggcgccaaaaatttgatgtaatttcaaagttgttgtagtaatatgattcgttcaagacttgtgaaagcggatttttagattttttcttaataaataaaaatagcgaactaaattaaaaagatgttgtgaaaattatggagagaatagggctaggattccaccatggttgatattagtgatttaataaaacaataattatgcaactcaacattcaaattgattcaaatagtattgcctagacatgtagatttccaaaagaatagatgaatctaagcatagaatatcaaaaccttaaagcaagcatattctatcaagagaaaatacacctaactaatcaaaatcatataaacaatttttagttcaatgcaaaaatcataatagagttgttgtaattaattaatagaaatatatcacttttaccgaaacaatggcttcctccatatccccaaggattgggtttagctcatcatgatatcggaaacacgctcaaaagttgatttcattgctcaaagtaggtgtacaaatgatgaaatggagaaaatgatgaaaattgggtgtttgcaacgtttataattggtgcaaaacactgttacaaagaacgatagaaaagaacagATGTTTTTgtaactctgcgaccctcgtgtggatgtcgttgtcactgttgataaacgaatgcgtctggtggtcttttgttcttcgtgttcttggtgcagcagaaacagagttctgaaaactcttgattcacgcctcctgagctctcctctcgaccccaaactctccgtttctcttctctatgatcccatcaatctatttatactccttagcctcatttaatcacgccataattctcaatattcttcattgaactcgggcagtaaagaaaatattctgggaatattttcttccctgatttagcttctcacgcgtttctacatctgcaaaatctccttaaTTATCTTTTTCAAGGTACAAAGTtttgctcgagtcatcaaacatgagaagaacacgtttaaattctccaaaactcatgcaatccatgaactgttcctctcatgcatgtgctgccctgttttcttctcacggatttttcagccaaatttgatcgaaacaaacacccataccagctctgttaggacatatcacaactacccgtaaagtttcagcgatttaatcgcacaaaaactcctccaaaatccgatcaaaaaatctgccagtgaatggAAATATTtacccgccaaaatatttttttgaaatgttgaagatgaagtgcccctatcctttcctggggtgcgaatagtagatgggtgctgaggataaatttgggtgctgaggatggaTTTGGGCTACGCgcaaccttgggtgtcccttagccaaatctggggtccgtatagaaaatgtcctccaggggtccaaatagcactttttaagcaactttttccgcataagtgtatttctccaaaaacacctacacaaacataaaaacaccataataagtacaacatcaagcactagcaatagagacgctgaggacaattcagacacaaaaatgtgtctatcggtaggtttcatctcaccaagtcctggcttaaggtacacatggtatggcagtaagttcacactggctcctaactcaagcaaagctttctcgacacgatatttacctattgtgaaagaaatagtaggggaacctgggactttatacttaggagtaatgGTATTctgaacttggcataagcgggaatctgcttaatcgcatctaacaatgggaggttgatagtaacctgcttaaaaacctccaatatattatTAAAGTTGgaatccctcttagttggaactagcaactgggggaacggggctttgggaacaaagtcgggcccAGCAtaaccctcattggtctctttggagactctatcagtctcctcattttctggttcagaagggtgaactacagcatgttcactatcaggcatggcaaccttattgtcaactttctttccactcctaagggttgttatagaattcacatgattgtacgatttctctcctttagggttaggatcagtttgactcgggaatcttccatcttctattCCAGCTACAGGAGAACCATGAACGGAGAgctttccccccccccccccccccccccccccccctttccgCCCGACTCTTTGGTCTTAAGAATGCTGGTTTTAAGAATGAGTGATTTCCCTTCTCCGACCCTTACTGCCCAATCTGAGAGTGGACAGCTAATGTGTTCCACTTATTGAACAGGGTTCTATGGTCAGTCCGTGACCCCTGGATGCCGAAGGCGTCCTTGGGGTGATCTCGTAGTTCCTACGGGGTGGAGACGATGGGGTTGGTCCATGTATTTTGATTCCTTTTGCCGCATTTCGCTCAAAGGGTTGAAGGGAGATAGTGCATCAAGTTGTTCGCAAGAGCCAGCTTGATCCTCTTCCCCAGGGATCCCAGAGGAGGTAACCCTAGGAGAGCCGCCGACTCCAACTACTGTCCATGTACGATCCATACTAGATCTGACCAACTTCCCATCCTACCTCCTCTACGTTCTTGACAGCCCATCTTTGTCTCAGTAGAGTCTTTCAGTGGCATGTTTCGGTCCTCTTCCCCATTACTTAGAAAAAGTGAGCCACCGGTTCAGGTACAAGATATTATCATTACCGCCTGGACAATTAGACATCCAACCCGTAATCGCAACGACCCAATTGCAAGGACGGAACTCTACCAACTGAGTTATATCCCCCCGAGCCAAGTGGAGCATGCATGAAGGAGTCAGATGCTTCTTCTATTCTTTTCCCTGGCGCAGCTGGGCCATCCTGGATTTGAACCAGAGACCTCGCCCGTGAAGTAAATCATCGCACCTACGATCCAACCAATTGGAAGAGAATCAATAGATTCTTTTTCGGGAGCGATTCATCCTTCCCGAACGCAGCATACAACTCTCCGTTGTACTGCGCTCTCCAAGTGTGCTTGTTCCCCCCTTCTTCCTTCCCATGGCAAGTCTTTGTGAAATAACTCTgacgagaagaaaaaagaaggcgTTAAGAGACCCTCCTGGACCAACCCTACACACTCTAGGATCCTTTTTCAAACCTGCCGGGAAAAGCATGAAAAAAAGGCTCGAATGGTACGATCCCTCCGTCACCCCTTTCATTCTGGGGTGATCTCGTAGTTCTTGGTCTGTGAAGATGCGTTGTTAGGTGCTCCATTTTCCCATTGAGGCCGAACCTAAACCTGTGCTCGAGAGATAGATGTCCATACACTGATAAGGGGTGTATGGATTCTCGAGAAGAGAGGAGCCGTGGTGGTCCCCCCCCCCGGACCGCCCGGATCCCACGAGTGAATAGAAAGTTGGATCTACATTGGATCTCACCTGAATCGCCCCATCTATCCTCCTGAGGAGAAGTTTTGTTTCAAACTCCGGTTCGAACAGGAGGAGTACGCCATGCTAATGTGCCTTGGATGATCCACATCTCCGGGTCAGGAACTGATGAGCACATTGAACTATCCATGTGGCTGAGAGCCCTCACAGCCCAGGCACAACGACGCAATTATCAGGGGCGCGCTCTACCACTGCGCTAATAGCCCGCCGTGCGGGCCCCCAGTAGGAGGCCCGCTATGCCAAAAGCGAGAGAAACccaatctctctctttcctttttgcGCCCCCATGTCGCCACACGGGAGGGACATGGGGACGTAAAAAAGGGGATCCTATCAACTTGTTCCGACCTAGGATAATAAGCTCATGAGCTTGGTCTTACTTCACCGTCGAGAAACGAAAGAAGACTTCTATCTCCAAGCTTAGCTCAGATGTAGCTCGCTTCTCTTTGGGTGTGAAGCAGTGTCAAACCAAAATACCCAACAAGCATTAGCTCTCCCTGAAAAGGAGGTGATCCAGCCGCACCTTCCAGTACGGCTACCTTGTTACGACTTCACTCCAGTCACTAGCCCTGCCTTCGGCATCCCCCTCCTTGCGGTTAAGGTAACGACTTCGGGCATGGCCAGCTCCCATAGTGTGATGGGCGGTGTGTACAAGGCCCGGGAACGAATTCACCGCCGTATGGCTGACCGGCGATTACTAGCGATTCCGGCTTCATGCAGGCGAGTTGCAGCATGTAATCCGAACTGAGGACGGGTTTTTGGGGTTAGCTCACCCTCGCGGGATCGCGACCCTTTGTCCCGGCCATTGTAGCACGTGTGTCGCCCATGGCATAAGGGGCATGATGACTTGACGTCATCCTCACCTTCCTCCGGCTTATCACCGGCAGTCTATTCAGGGTTCCAAACTCAATGGTGGCAACTAAACACGAGGGTTGCGCTCGTTGCGGGACTTAACCCAACACCTTACGGCACGAGCTGACGACATCCATGCACCACCTGTATCCGCGTTCCCGAAGGCACCCCTCTCTTTCAAGAGGATTCGCGACATGTCAAGCCCTGGTAAGGTTCTTCGCTTTGCATCGAATTAAACCACATGCTTCACCGCTTGTGCGGGCCCCCGTCAATTCCTTTGAGTTTCATTCTTGCGAACGTACTCCCCAGGCGGGATACTTAACGCGTTAGCTACAGCACTGCACGGGTCGATACGCACAGCGCCTAGTATCCATCATTTATGGCTAGGACTACTGGGGTATCTAATCCCATTTGCTCCCCTAGTTTTCGTCTCTCAGTGTCAGTGTCGGCCCAGCAGAGTTTTTTCGCCGTTGGTGTTCTTTCCGATCTCTACGCATTTCACCGCTCCACCGGAAATTCCCTCTGCCCCTAcctaggcctgtcaatatatgtccgatatccggaatccgtttccgattattcgatatcctataggattttatccgttttatcggatatcggataaaaaaaattatcggatatttcttccttaacctatCTATATCGGATTAGGCTATATCCGTTTGGTTaacatccgatatccgatagaattaggggtataattgtaatTTCATCTATTAATCGATTATCACTGCCTGGATTGAGTGGATTCAGTTGAGAACCGAGtcatttttttcgttttctttttttccttctcttctcttctcagttCTCAATCGATCACTCTCTGTCTCTCCCGATCAATCACTCACTCAGTTGCTTTGCTAATCAATCAGACAATCACTCACCCGCTCAATCAGGTACTTCTATTTCCATATTCGATTTTTGTGTtcgattttcatgaaattagggatttgtggTTTCTGTCTTGCAAAAAAATTTAGGGtatgatgaaattagagaaagatttgagatgggtttattcTTAAATAAGAATATGAGGCCTAACAATCTGAGATTATGAAAGTTTATGAAAGTTTTATGGAAATAGGGAAACTGATGAATATCTTTTGATGTgagttttcttctaatttttggtttttgaattttagaTGTTGGATGGATATAGGGTTTTTAGTAGTTTAGATCGATTATTGTAtgattttccctttttttttttttgatttgagaaAAGTGAATTAGGGGTTCAGCAAATGCATCATAGAGATTTTTAGAATAATTAGGGGAATGTGATTATGTGACCACTGTTCTTGAAAATGATTTGGTAATGTTGTATCATACACATGATAGTATTGGATGAACTAGGGACTGGGGAACAAAGACTAAGCTTTCAGTGTCTTTTCTTTAAGCTGGTATTATTAGTGCTCTGTAGCATTAATGCTTGAGAGTTTCATGTGTCTTAGTTTCCCTCTTTGTATGATTCCTGCTCAAATTAAATTAGTGAAACTGGATACAGAAATCTAGCTTAGTAGCTTTTACTTCTAGTTAGCTATAGTGAAAATATCTTTTGTAACTTACTGTTTTATTTCTTGTGTCCTTCCACTGCCTTCTAGCTTATGATACAATATCCTTCTCACCCTATGGGCATCTACATTTCAATACAGGAAATTgcaaaaatgtttaaaaaaccaGCCAAGGGAAAGACAGTTGCAACCTCAAAGTCAACCCATTTgcctcaaactacatcaaatgctATCATTTCCAGGGATGGTTCACAATCACAAAGTGTTCAAGCTTCAGCAATTGGCTCAACAGAACCAGAATAAAACCCAACTGATGATAACATCAACATGCCAAGCTCTCATACAGGTGGCTCAGGTGATGAAGATAGAGAAGTTGGTGAGGATCCACTGATAACTGCTCTGAAGAAAAAGCTTAGATCAACAAGGTCACCAGTGTGGGATGAATTTGAAAGGGACTGTAAAGTAAGATACAACAGTAAAAAGAATGCGAGGGAAGCTGTTGTACTAGGTACATGCCATCATTGCAAGAAGATAGTTGATGCTGGTAGTCTCAGTGGTACTACAAGGTTGTCTAATCATCTAAAGATTTGCCGAGACAGACCACAGAACAAGGCTGGACAACAACAGATTGCTACTTCACTGAAAACAGCAGGTAACAAAGCTTTAAAACTagctaattggaagtatgatcctgctatttatagggaatacaTGATTAAAATGATTGCTAAGCATGATTACCCTCTGAACATGGCTCAACATTTTTACTTTAGAATGTATTGCAAGTCTTTGAACCCTGCTGCTAAGATCATGAGTAGAAACACAACTAGAAGTGATTTGATgaagttttttcatgaacaaaaacAAGAATTACAGTTAGTATTGGATAAGTTGACTTCTAGATGTAGTCTtacaactgatatgtggactgcTAAGCATACTAAAGATGGGTATTGTTGTGTGACATGCCACTACATAGatgatgaatggaatttggttaagaaaacaTTAGCTTATATTGTAGTGCCATCACCACACACAGGAGATGTTCTCACAGAATGTATCAAAACTTGTACTCTTGAATGGAACATAGATAGGAAATTCCTTGCTTTAACTGCTGATAATGCTGCTGCCAATGGTGTTATGATGAGAAACTTGATTTCGTGGCTAAAGAGTAAGAATTGTCTAGTTCTTGATGGGGAATTGTTTCACATGAGGTGTGCCAACCACATTCTTCATTTGGTTGTCCTAGATGGTATGAAAGTTGCTGCTAAGTTTGTGCAATCAATTAGAGATTGTGTTAAGTATGTTAAAGCTTCACAAGCTAGGAAAGAGAGGTTTGAATTGGCTATGTCACAGGTTAGGTTGTCTGGAAAGGCAGTTAGTCTAGACGTGGACACTCGATGGAACTCAGTTTTTGTTATGCTTAAGAATGCAATCGGGGTGAGAAAAGGGTTTGAAAGATTAGCTGTCCTTGATCATGAATTCGTCTGTATACCAAGTGAAGATGAGTGGGAACAAGGGGtagttatttgtaggtgtttagaGGTGTTTAATGATGTTTCTACCAGGTTTGCAGGGATGAAGTATCCAACTGCGAATCTGTACTATAATGGGGTCTATGAAGTTCACAAGTGCATCAAACAATGGGAAGGAAGTGATTATGAGTATATCAGACAAATGGGGTTGAAGATGAGAGAGAAGTTCGATGCGTATTGGCTCGAAAGTAATTTGGTTATGGGCATCGGtgttgtgttagatcctagatacAAGGCAAGATGGGTAGAGTTTCGTTATAAGAAGTTGTATGGAACTGGCTATGCAGTTGAGTATAACAAATTCAAAGAACAATTGACATCTCTTTTCAATGCGTatgattcacaaaactcaaatgcAGATGAACACTATTTTGGTGGCCGCAGCTCTGTCTCTAGCTCAAGTGTGATGGATTCAGACAATCCAGATGAATTATGTGATCCTGAATATGTTGAGTTTATGATGGAGAACATTGACTTTGAGGTGCAGAAATCTGAGTTGGACAAGTATTTAGAAGAACCAATGCTTATCAAAGGCTCACCAAAAGATGAGTATTTATTTGAAATCTTGAGTTGGTGGAAGCTAAATGCACCTAAGTACCCAACTCTTGCAAAGATGGCAAGAGATGTCTTGGCTATCCCAGTCACCAGTGTGGCATCCGAATCAATGTTCAGTGCAGGTGGTAGAGTGCTTACAACACACAGAGCTTCATTAGATCCAGAGGTTGTTGAAGCATTGTTATGCTTAAGCGATTGGTTGCCAGATTTCATTTGTGATGAAGgtaaacatttttttcttcttaaactcAGTGCATAGTTCCTATTATTACTACTTAGACAATTGTTGTGTATCTTATTCTATCTGAATGTTGACTTGTTAATTGTTATAATGCAGATATGGAAATTTTGGAAACCGAAGACGAATGAAGACAAGAGAGACCCTGTTTGAATATCTGTTAAGTTTTTACTTTCTTTAGCCATTCCAAGGAATAACTTGTATCCATGCGCTTCATATTCGCCTGGAGTTCGCTCCCAGAAATATAGCTATCCCTATCCCCTCACGTCAATCCCACGAGCCTCTTATCCATTCTCATTCGNNNNNNNNNNGCGGCATTGCTCCGTCAGGCTTTCGCCCATTGCGGAAAATTCCCCACTGCTGCCTCCCGTAGGAGTCTGGGCCGTGTCTCAGTCCCAGTGTGGCTGATCATCCTCTCGGACCAGCTACTGATCATCGCCTTGGTAAGCTATTGCCTCACCAACTAGCTAATCAGACGCGAGCCCCTCCTCGGGCGGATTCCTCCTTTTGCTCCTCAGCCTACGGGGTATTAGCAGCCGTTTCCAGCTGTTGTTCCCCTCCCAAGGGCAGGTTCTTACGCGTTACTCACCCGTCCGCCACTGGAAACACCACTTCCCGTCCGACTTGCATGTGTTAAGCATGCCGCCAGCGTTCATCCTGAGCCAGGATCGAACTCTCCATGAGATTCATAGTTGCATTACTTATAGCTTCCTTGTTCGTAGACAAAGCGATTTCGGAATTGTCTTTCATTCCAAGGAATAACTTGTATCCATGCGCTTCATATTCGCCTGGAGTTCGCTCCCAGAAATATAGCTATCCCTATCCCCTCACGTCAATCCCACGAGCCTCTTATCCATTCTCATTCGATCACGGCGGGGGGGGCAAGCCAAAATAGAAAAACTCACATTGGTTTTAGGGATAATCAGGCTCGAACTGATGACTTCCACCACGTCAAGGTGACACTCTACCGCTGAGTTATATCCCTTTCCCTGCCCCCATCGAGAAATAGAACCGACTAATCCTAAGGCAAAGGGTCGAGAAACTCAACGCCACTATTCCTGAAAAACTTGGAACCGGTCCTTCTTTTCACACAATTACGGATACGAAAATAATGGGAAAATTGGATTCAATTGTCAACTGCTCCTATCGGAAATAGGATTGACTACGGATTCGAGCCATAACGGGTAGGAGAAGAGCCCGACTCGCTATTGTGAAAAAAGAGAGGAAGCAGAACCAAGCCAAGATGATAGGGAATAGGG
This is a stretch of genomic DNA from Papaver somniferum cultivar HN1 chromosome 1, ASM357369v1, whole genome shotgun sequence. It encodes these proteins:
- the LOC113276489 gene encoding uncharacterized protein LOC113276489; this encodes MPSSHTGGSGDEDREVGEDPLITALKKKLRSTRSPVWDEFERDCKVRYNSKKNAREAVVLGTCHHCKKIVDAGSLSGTTRLSNHLKICRDRPQNKAGQQQIATSLKTAGGRVLTTHRASLDPEVVEALLCLSDWLPDFICDEDMEILETEDE